The proteins below are encoded in one region of Hordeum vulgare subsp. vulgare chromosome 3H, MorexV3_pseudomolecules_assembly, whole genome shotgun sequence:
- the LOC123445686 gene encoding probable E3 ubiquitin-protein ligase RHC2A — MDRWAATAAGPAVAAGAPSYWCYSCERFVRTEGDAGLACPGCDGGFLEQMDAPPPRRAVAPAAFLRRRAAAEAPAEVRPRRGRRGGASGDRSGSPYNPVIVLRRSAAPPGDDAPGATSSFELFYDDGAGSGLRPLPESMSDFLMGSGFERLLEQLAQIEAGGFGAVRPCDNPPASKAAVESMPTVVVAACHVGADSHCAVCKEAFELGDEAREMPCSHMYHQDCILPWLALRNSCPVCRHELPTDVPRSAPAGDLGAADDQGSNTGAEAGSEEETTVGLTIWRLPGGGFAVGRFAGGRRAGERELPVVYTEVDGGFNNGGAPRRISWSSRGSRSSQRGIVRRMFDNMFACFGHAHSTNAARASSSRSEWSSVFTRGLRSRSTSWRSQDSHADAIAR, encoded by the coding sequence ATGGATCGGTGGGCGGCCACGGCTGCCGgcccggcggtggcggcgggggcgcCGTCCTACTGGTGCTACAGCTGCGAGCGGTTCGTGCGCACGGAGGGGGACGCCGGGCTGGCCTGCCCCGGCTGCGACGGCGGCTTCCTGGAGCAGATGGACGCGCCGCCGCCGCGCAGGGCCGTCGCGCCGGCCGCCTTCCTCCGACGCCGCGCCGCTGCGGAAGCGCCCGCCGAGGTCCGGCCACGCCGCGGCAGGCGTGGCGGCGCCTCGGGGGACCGCTCGGGGTCGCCGTACAACCCGGTCATCGTGCTGCGCCGCTCCGCCGCGCCGCCCGGCGACGACGCCCCCGGCGCCACCAGCAGCTTCGAGCTCTTCTACGACGACGGCGCCGGATCCGGCCTCCGCCCGCTGCCCGAGAGCATGTCCGACTTCCTCATGGGCTCCGGCTTCGAGCGCCTCCTCGAGCAGCTCGCCCAGATCGAGGCCGGCGGCTTCGGCGCCGTCCGCCCCTGCGACAACCCGCCGGCCTCCAAGGCCGCCGTCGAGTCCATGCCCACTGTCGTCGTCGCCGCCTGCCACGTCGGCGCCGACTCCCACTGCGCCGTCTGCAAGGAGGCCTTCGAGCTGGGCGACGAGGCCCGGGAGATGCCCTGCAGCCACATGTACCACCAGGACTGCATCCTGCCGTGGCTCGCGCTGCGCAACTCGTGCCCCGTGTGCCGCCACGAGCTGCCCACGGACGTGCCGCGGTCTGCTCCGGCGGGTGACCTGGGCGCCGCCGACGACCAGGGCAGCAACACTGGGGCCGAGGCTGGCAGCGAGGAGGAGACGACGGTGGGCTTGACGATTTGGCGGCTTCCTGGAGGAGGCTTTGCCGTTGGGAGGTTTGCTGGTGGTCGGAGGGCAGGAGAGAGGGAGCTCCCAGTTGTCTACACTGAGGTGGACGGCGGTTTCAACAATGGTGGCGCACCGAGgaggatctcatggtcatcgagagGGAGCCGTTCATCGCAGAGGGGAATTGTCAGACGCATGTTCGACAACATGTTTGCCTGCTTTGGACATGCCCATTCGACCAATGCTGCTAGGGCATCGTCCTCAAGGTCGGAGTGGAGCTCGGTTTTCACCCGCGGTCTGAGGAGCCGCAGCACGAGCTGGAGATCCCAAGATAGCCACGCCGATGCCATCGCCAGGTGA
- the LOC123441162 gene encoding zinc transporter 1 produces MPKMARSTGRTSKLVCTLLLLSLLLTCLFQQARGHGGIDHGDGEDDDSGHGDGDAAAVDRSVLRSRGLIAVKVWCLVILLVFTFLGGVSPYFYRWNEAFLLLGTQFAAGIFLGTALMHFLAGSTSTFNALTHSPYPFSFMLACAGFLLTMLSDVAIVAVASRQRVNRAAPLQKEAEEEGEMASSAVAEHPHPMLMTATSSFEDAILLIFALCFHSIFEGIAIGVSATKGEAWRNLWTIGLHKIFAAVAMGIALLRMIPKRPFLMTVLYSLAFAVSSPVGVGIGIAIDATAEGRAADWTYAISMGIATGVFIYVAINHLMAKGYHPHQPNYFDKPIFKFFGVLTGIAVMSVVMIWD; encoded by the exons ATGCCGAAGATGGCAAGGTCGACGGGGAGGACGTCCAAGCTCGTTTGCACCCTTCTTCTGCTGTCCCTGCTGCTTACCTGCCTGTTCCAGCAGGCGAGAGGCCATGGCGGCATCGaccacggcgacggcgaggacgaCGACAGCGGCCACGGCGACGGAGACGCCGCCGCCGTGGACCGGTCCGTGCTCCGTTCCAGGGGCCTGATCGCCGTGAAGGTGTGGTGCCTGGTGATCCTGCTGGTGTTCACCTTCCTGGGCGGCGTGTCCCCCTACTTCTACCGCTGGAACGAGGCCTTCCTGCTCCTCGGCACCCAGTTCGCCGCCGGTATCTTCCTCGGCACGGCGCTCATGCACTTCCTCGCCGGCTCCACCTCCACCTTCAACGCCCTCACCCACAGCCCCTACCCCTTCTCCTTCATGCTCGCCTGCGCCGGCTTCCTCCTCACCATGCTCAGCGACGTCGCCATCGTCGCCGTGGCCAGCAGGCAGAGGGTCAACCGCGCGGCGCCCCTCcaaaaggaggcggaggaggagggtgaGATGGCATCGTCGGCGGTGGCGGAGCATCCGCACCCGATGCTCATGACGGCGACGTCGTCGTTCGAGGACGCCATCCTCCTCATCTTCGCGCTCTGCTTCCACTCCATCTTCGAGGGGATCGCCATAGGCGTCTCAG CAACGAAGGGAGAGGCGTGGAGGAACCTATGGACGATCGGGCTCCACAAGATCTTTGCGGCGGTTGCCATGGGCATCGCGCTCCTCCGGATGATCCCCAAGCGCCCGTTCCTCATGACGGTGCTCTACTCACTGGCGTTCGCCGTGTCGAGCCCGGTCGGGGTAGGCATTGGAATCGCCATTGACGCCACGGCGGAGGGCCGGGCGGCGGACTGGACATACGCCATCTCCATGGGGATCGCCACGGGGGTCTTCATCTATGTCGCCATCAACCACCTCATGGCCAAGGGGTACCACCCGCACCAACCAAACTACTTCGACAAGCCCATCTTCAAGTTCTTCGGTGTGCTCACTGGCATAGCTGTCATGTCTGTCGTCATGATATGGGACTGA